In Musa acuminata AAA Group cultivar baxijiao chromosome BXJ2-3, Cavendish_Baxijiao_AAA, whole genome shotgun sequence, the following proteins share a genomic window:
- the LOC135608572 gene encoding uncharacterized protein LOC135608572, with protein sequence MHVTHTRRGTTKSFALTACHQRVRTPGFGTAAHLHAAPKPNTRPYPAAVPPAWCYKSRKKKKTQDSNPPLLKKLGGMSGAQGAQPKESLTPTTYESVPTEENKTRLDPRSKEDEGMIKIEKQQDKVEDAAGGGGPVFGAGKEEHKPDLGVTGTGRRAHVNPERERERERERCTDG encoded by the coding sequence ATGCATGTGACCCACACGAGACGTGGCACCACCAAGTCATTCGCCCTTACCGCGTGTCACCAGCGCGTCCGCACGCCTGGCTTCGGCACCGCCGCTCACCTGCACGCAGCACCCAAACCCAACACCCGGCCGTACCCAGCAGCGGTGCCGCCCGCGTGGTGCTATAAatccaggaagaagaagaaaactcaaGACTCGAACCCACCGCTGCTGAAGAAGCTGGGCGGCATGTCCGGTGCGCAAGGAGCGCAGCCCAAGGAATCGCTGACGCCGACGACGTACGAGTCGGTGCCGACGGAGGAGAACAAGACGCGGCTGGACCCGCGGTCGAAGGAGGACGAGGGCATGATCAAGATCGAGAAGCAGCAGGACAAGGTGGAGGACGCCGCCGGTGGGGGCGGCCCCGTGTTCGGTGCCGGCAAGGAGGAACACAAGCCGGACCTCGGCGTCACCGGCACCGGTCGAAGGGCTCATGTtaatccagagagagagagagagagagagagagagagatgtacgGATGGATAG
- the LOC135608571 gene encoding uncharacterized protein LOC135608571 isoform X2, with protein MKYVLVTGGVVSGLGKGVTASSIGVVLKACGLRVTSIKIDPYLNTDAGTMSPFEHGEVFVLDDGGEVDLDLGNYERFLDIKLTRDNNITTGKIYQSVIDKERRGDYLGKTVQVVPHITDAIQEWIERVAMIPVDGKEGPADVCVIELGGTIGDIESMPFIEALGQFSYRVGPGNFCLVHVSLVPVLKAVGEPKTKPTQHSVRGLRGLGLTPNILACRSDKPLDINIKEKLSLFCHVPVANIINLHDVTNIWHIPLLLKEQKAHEALLKLLNLQGCAEEPMLEEWMGRAKLYDMLHKTVRIAMVGKYTGLSDSYLSVLKALLHASVACRRKLVVDWVPSSDLEETAAKEAPEAYDAAWRLLNGADGILVPGGFGDRGVQGKILAAKYARENKIPYLGICLGMQIAVIEFARSVMNLREANSMEFDPDTTAPVVIFMPEGSKTHMGGTMRLGSRRTFFTVADCKSAKLYGKVSFVDERHRHRYEVNPDMVSEFEKAGLAFVGKDETGKRMEIIELPSHPYYVGVQFHPEFKSRPGKPSAVFLGLIAASCRQLDSWLQASNGQISPAAPHAHSNGYPSPRTYRNGGGSLKKPAVKSLVNGGSFHSNGNGLHVHQHSST; from the exons ATCCTTATCTCAACACTGATGCGGGGACTATGTCTCCGTTTGAGCATGGGGAAGTCTTCGTCTTAGACGATGGTGGCGAG GTGGACTTGGATCTCGGAAACTATGAACGGTTCCTCGATATCAAATTAACTCGTGACAACAATATCACGACTGGAAAAATCTATCAG TCCGTCATCGACAAGGAGAGGAGGGGAGACTATCTGGGGAAAACAGTCCAG GTCGTGCCACATATCACAGATGCCATACAAGAGTGGATCGAACGTGTAGCGATGATACCTGTGGACGGTAAAGAAGGACCAGCTGATGTTTGTGTTATAGAATTGGGTGGAACTATAG GGGATATTGAGTCAATGCCATTCATAGAAGCTTTGGGTCAATTCTCTTACCGTGTAG GGCCCGGTAACTTCTGTCTGGTTCATGTTAGTCTCGTACCAGTTCTTAAAGCAGTTGGGGAGCCG aaaactaaaccgacCCAACATAGTGTTAGGGGACTACGAGGACTTGGGCTGACACCAAATATTCTAGCCTGCCGCAGTGATAAG CCGTTGGAtataaatattaaagaaaaaCTCTCACTGTTTTGCCATGTTCCG GTTGCCAATATCATTAATCTCCATGACGTTACAAACATTTGGCACATTCCTTTATTGTTGAAG GAGCAAAAGGCACATGAAGCTCTTCTGAAACTATTAAACCTTCAAGG ATGTGCTGAGGAACCCATGCTGGAAGAATGGATGGGTAGAGCTAAACTCTATGATATGTTGCACAAGACT GTCAGAATTGCTATGGTAGGAAAATATACTGGTCTTTCTGATTCTTACCTCTCTGTTTTGAAG GCTCTTTTGCATGCTTCTGTTGCTTGCCGAAGAAAACTTGTCGTGGACTGGGTCCCATCATCTGATCTTGAAGAAACAGCTGCGAAAGAG GCACCCGAAGCCTACGACGCAGCATGGAGGCTTTTGAAT GGTGCAGATGGGATACTAGTCCCAGGAGGCTTTGGGGACAGAGGGGTGCAGGGAAAAATCCTTGCCGCTAAATATGCCCGCGAAAACAAAATTCCGTATCTTGGCATTTGTCTTGGCATGCAGATCGCCGTCATCGAATTCGCTCGCTCCGTTATGAACTTGAGGGAGGCAAATAGCATGGAGTTTGATCCCGATACAACTGCTCCCGTTGTCATTTTTATGCCAGAG GGTTCCAAGACACACATGGGAGGTACCATGAGACTTGGATCGAGGAGGACCTTTTTTACGGTTGCTGATTGCAAATCTGCAAAGCT GTATGGCAAAGTCAGCTTCGTGGACGAACGGCATCGACATAGATATGAG GTAAATCCTGATATGGTCTCAGAATTTGAAAAGGCTGGTCTTGCTTTCGTCGGTAAAGACGAGACAGGAAAACGGATGGAG ATCATCGAGCTGCCTTCTCATCCATACTATGTTGGCGTGCAATTTCATCCGGAATTCAAGTCTAGACCTGGAAAGCCCTCTGCTGTTTTCTTAG GACTGATAGCCGCATCATGCCGGCAGCTGGATTCATGGCTGCAAGCTTCTAACGGGCAGATCAGCCCGGCGGCGCCGCATGCTCACAGCAATGGCTACCCGAGCCCCAGAACGTACCGAAACGGCGGGGGGAGCCTGAAGAAGCCCGCCGTCAAGAGCCTGGTTAACGGAGGAAGCTTCCATTCGAATGGCAATGGGCTGCATGTCCACCAGCACAGCAGCACGTAG
- the LOC135608571 gene encoding uncharacterized protein LOC135608571 isoform X1: MLLDSGCGCSQTPFSLHRPASTLLPFLILGKSPWCDRWFPMRLRYRVPFSFAFCGRQQPILDPYLNTDAGTMSPFEHGEVFVLDDGGEVDLDLGNYERFLDIKLTRDNNITTGKIYQSVIDKERRGDYLGKTVQVVPHITDAIQEWIERVAMIPVDGKEGPADVCVIELGGTIGDIESMPFIEALGQFSYRVGPGNFCLVHVSLVPVLKAVGEPKTKPTQHSVRGLRGLGLTPNILACRSDKPLDINIKEKLSLFCHVPVANIINLHDVTNIWHIPLLLKEQKAHEALLKLLNLQGCAEEPMLEEWMGRAKLYDMLHKTVRIAMVGKYTGLSDSYLSVLKALLHASVACRRKLVVDWVPSSDLEETAAKEAPEAYDAAWRLLNGADGILVPGGFGDRGVQGKILAAKYARENKIPYLGICLGMQIAVIEFARSVMNLREANSMEFDPDTTAPVVIFMPEGSKTHMGGTMRLGSRRTFFTVADCKSAKLYGKVSFVDERHRHRYEVNPDMVSEFEKAGLAFVGKDETGKRMEIIELPSHPYYVGVQFHPEFKSRPGKPSAVFLGLIAASCRQLDSWLQASNGQISPAAPHAHSNGYPSPRTYRNGGGSLKKPAVKSLVNGGSFHSNGNGLHVHQHSST; this comes from the exons GCCCTTCTCTTTTGCGTTTTGTGGCCGACAGCAGCCGATCTTGG ATCCTTATCTCAACACTGATGCGGGGACTATGTCTCCGTTTGAGCATGGGGAAGTCTTCGTCTTAGACGATGGTGGCGAG GTGGACTTGGATCTCGGAAACTATGAACGGTTCCTCGATATCAAATTAACTCGTGACAACAATATCACGACTGGAAAAATCTATCAG TCCGTCATCGACAAGGAGAGGAGGGGAGACTATCTGGGGAAAACAGTCCAG GTCGTGCCACATATCACAGATGCCATACAAGAGTGGATCGAACGTGTAGCGATGATACCTGTGGACGGTAAAGAAGGACCAGCTGATGTTTGTGTTATAGAATTGGGTGGAACTATAG GGGATATTGAGTCAATGCCATTCATAGAAGCTTTGGGTCAATTCTCTTACCGTGTAG GGCCCGGTAACTTCTGTCTGGTTCATGTTAGTCTCGTACCAGTTCTTAAAGCAGTTGGGGAGCCG aaaactaaaccgacCCAACATAGTGTTAGGGGACTACGAGGACTTGGGCTGACACCAAATATTCTAGCCTGCCGCAGTGATAAG CCGTTGGAtataaatattaaagaaaaaCTCTCACTGTTTTGCCATGTTCCG GTTGCCAATATCATTAATCTCCATGACGTTACAAACATTTGGCACATTCCTTTATTGTTGAAG GAGCAAAAGGCACATGAAGCTCTTCTGAAACTATTAAACCTTCAAGG ATGTGCTGAGGAACCCATGCTGGAAGAATGGATGGGTAGAGCTAAACTCTATGATATGTTGCACAAGACT GTCAGAATTGCTATGGTAGGAAAATATACTGGTCTTTCTGATTCTTACCTCTCTGTTTTGAAG GCTCTTTTGCATGCTTCTGTTGCTTGCCGAAGAAAACTTGTCGTGGACTGGGTCCCATCATCTGATCTTGAAGAAACAGCTGCGAAAGAG GCACCCGAAGCCTACGACGCAGCATGGAGGCTTTTGAAT GGTGCAGATGGGATACTAGTCCCAGGAGGCTTTGGGGACAGAGGGGTGCAGGGAAAAATCCTTGCCGCTAAATATGCCCGCGAAAACAAAATTCCGTATCTTGGCATTTGTCTTGGCATGCAGATCGCCGTCATCGAATTCGCTCGCTCCGTTATGAACTTGAGGGAGGCAAATAGCATGGAGTTTGATCCCGATACAACTGCTCCCGTTGTCATTTTTATGCCAGAG GGTTCCAAGACACACATGGGAGGTACCATGAGACTTGGATCGAGGAGGACCTTTTTTACGGTTGCTGATTGCAAATCTGCAAAGCT GTATGGCAAAGTCAGCTTCGTGGACGAACGGCATCGACATAGATATGAG GTAAATCCTGATATGGTCTCAGAATTTGAAAAGGCTGGTCTTGCTTTCGTCGGTAAAGACGAGACAGGAAAACGGATGGAG ATCATCGAGCTGCCTTCTCATCCATACTATGTTGGCGTGCAATTTCATCCGGAATTCAAGTCTAGACCTGGAAAGCCCTCTGCTGTTTTCTTAG GACTGATAGCCGCATCATGCCGGCAGCTGGATTCATGGCTGCAAGCTTCTAACGGGCAGATCAGCCCGGCGGCGCCGCATGCTCACAGCAATGGCTACCCGAGCCCCAGAACGTACCGAAACGGCGGGGGGAGCCTGAAGAAGCCCGCCGTCAAGAGCCTGGTTAACGGAGGAAGCTTCCATTCGAATGGCAATGGGCTGCATGTCCACCAGCACAGCAGCACGTAG
- the LOC135608571 gene encoding uncharacterized protein LOC135608571 isoform X3: protein MIPVDGKEGPADVCVIELGGTIGDIESMPFIEALGQFSYRVGPGNFCLVHVSLVPVLKAVGEPKTKPTQHSVRGLRGLGLTPNILACRSDKPLDINIKEKLSLFCHVPVANIINLHDVTNIWHIPLLLKEQKAHEALLKLLNLQGCAEEPMLEEWMGRAKLYDMLHKTVRIAMVGKYTGLSDSYLSVLKALLHASVACRRKLVVDWVPSSDLEETAAKEAPEAYDAAWRLLNGADGILVPGGFGDRGVQGKILAAKYARENKIPYLGICLGMQIAVIEFARSVMNLREANSMEFDPDTTAPVVIFMPEGSKTHMGGTMRLGSRRTFFTVADCKSAKLYGKVSFVDERHRHRYEVNPDMVSEFEKAGLAFVGKDETGKRMEIIELPSHPYYVGVQFHPEFKSRPGKPSAVFLGLIAASCRQLDSWLQASNGQISPAAPHAHSNGYPSPRTYRNGGGSLKKPAVKSLVNGGSFHSNGNGLHVHQHSST, encoded by the exons ATGATACCTGTGGACGGTAAAGAAGGACCAGCTGATGTTTGTGTTATAGAATTGGGTGGAACTATAG GGGATATTGAGTCAATGCCATTCATAGAAGCTTTGGGTCAATTCTCTTACCGTGTAG GGCCCGGTAACTTCTGTCTGGTTCATGTTAGTCTCGTACCAGTTCTTAAAGCAGTTGGGGAGCCG aaaactaaaccgacCCAACATAGTGTTAGGGGACTACGAGGACTTGGGCTGACACCAAATATTCTAGCCTGCCGCAGTGATAAG CCGTTGGAtataaatattaaagaaaaaCTCTCACTGTTTTGCCATGTTCCG GTTGCCAATATCATTAATCTCCATGACGTTACAAACATTTGGCACATTCCTTTATTGTTGAAG GAGCAAAAGGCACATGAAGCTCTTCTGAAACTATTAAACCTTCAAGG ATGTGCTGAGGAACCCATGCTGGAAGAATGGATGGGTAGAGCTAAACTCTATGATATGTTGCACAAGACT GTCAGAATTGCTATGGTAGGAAAATATACTGGTCTTTCTGATTCTTACCTCTCTGTTTTGAAG GCTCTTTTGCATGCTTCTGTTGCTTGCCGAAGAAAACTTGTCGTGGACTGGGTCCCATCATCTGATCTTGAAGAAACAGCTGCGAAAGAG GCACCCGAAGCCTACGACGCAGCATGGAGGCTTTTGAAT GGTGCAGATGGGATACTAGTCCCAGGAGGCTTTGGGGACAGAGGGGTGCAGGGAAAAATCCTTGCCGCTAAATATGCCCGCGAAAACAAAATTCCGTATCTTGGCATTTGTCTTGGCATGCAGATCGCCGTCATCGAATTCGCTCGCTCCGTTATGAACTTGAGGGAGGCAAATAGCATGGAGTTTGATCCCGATACAACTGCTCCCGTTGTCATTTTTATGCCAGAG GGTTCCAAGACACACATGGGAGGTACCATGAGACTTGGATCGAGGAGGACCTTTTTTACGGTTGCTGATTGCAAATCTGCAAAGCT GTATGGCAAAGTCAGCTTCGTGGACGAACGGCATCGACATAGATATGAG GTAAATCCTGATATGGTCTCAGAATTTGAAAAGGCTGGTCTTGCTTTCGTCGGTAAAGACGAGACAGGAAAACGGATGGAG ATCATCGAGCTGCCTTCTCATCCATACTATGTTGGCGTGCAATTTCATCCGGAATTCAAGTCTAGACCTGGAAAGCCCTCTGCTGTTTTCTTAG GACTGATAGCCGCATCATGCCGGCAGCTGGATTCATGGCTGCAAGCTTCTAACGGGCAGATCAGCCCGGCGGCGCCGCATGCTCACAGCAATGGCTACCCGAGCCCCAGAACGTACCGAAACGGCGGGGGGAGCCTGAAGAAGCCCGCCGTCAAGAGCCTGGTTAACGGAGGAAGCTTCCATTCGAATGGCAATGGGCTGCATGTCCACCAGCACAGCAGCACGTAG